A genome region from Tachyglossus aculeatus isolate mTacAcu1 chromosome 15, mTacAcu1.pri, whole genome shotgun sequence includes the following:
- the MSL3 gene encoding male-specific lethal 3 homolog isoform X2, whose amino-acid sequence MRRKGRKKRRCRLPGVDSVLKSLPTEGKDENEENSISSSSEDSSEETDEEIRSEESDIEEKTEMKEEQEFHTKRDMEERSISIEIPDILKKKLEEDCYYINRRKRLVKLPCQTNIITILESYVKHFAINAAFSANERSRHHQTTPHANMNVHYIPPEKNVELCKEMVDGLRITFDFTLPLILLYPYEQAQFKKVTSSKFFLPIKENAANTTRSQEELSPSPPLLNPPTPQSTDSQPTTGEPATPKRRKAEPELLQSLRRSTRHTSNCDRLSESSASPQPKRRHLDTSASMPKLFLHLEKKTPVHSGSSSPITLTPSKEGSTVFAGFEGRRNNELNEVLSWKLMPENYPHSDQPPPPSYIYGSQHLLRMFVKLPEILGKMCFSDKNLKALVKHFELFLRFLAEYHDDFFPESAYVAACEAYYSTKNPRAIY is encoded by the exons AT gagaagaaaaggaaggaagaagagacgcTGCAGGTTGCCCGGTGTAGACTCTGTGCTGAAAAGCCTTCCTACCGAGGGAAAAGATGAAAATGAAGAAAATT CTATAAGCAGCTCTTCAGAAGACAGTAGTGAagagacagatgaggaaataagaaGTGAAGAAAGTGACATCGAAGAGAAGACAGAAATG AAAGAAGAGCAAGAATTTCACACAAAAAGGGACATGGAAGAAAGATCTATAAGTATAGAAATCCCTGATATTCTGAAGAAGAAGCTTGAAGAagactgctactacattaaccgGAGGAAACGG CTAGTGAAGTTGCCGTGCCAGACTAATATCATAACCATCTTGGAGTCATATGTGAAACATTTTGCCATTAATGCAGCTTTTTCAGCGAACGAAAGATCTCGGCACCATCAAACGACTCCACACGCCAACATGAATGTGCATTACATCCCTCCAGAAAAGAA tGTTGAGTTGTGTAAGGAAATGGTTGATGGCCTAAGGATTACATTCGATTTCACTCTTCCATTGATTTTGCTCTATCCGTATGAACAAGCACAGTTTAAGAAAGTAACTTCATCGAAATTTTTTCTCCCAATTAAAGAAAACGCAGCCAATACAACCAG gagtcaggaagagCTATCACCAAGCCCACCTTTGCTGAATCCACCAACTCCGCAGTCGACAGACAGTCAGCCTACTACAGGAGAGCCAGCAACACCCAAAAGACGAAAAGCTGAACCTGAATTATTGCAATCCCTCAGGCGTTCTACCCGCCATACATCTAACTGTGACCGGTTGTCTGAAAGTAGTGCTTCTCCGCAGCCAAAGAGACGGCATCTTGACACATCTGCTTCAATGCCCAAATTGTTTTTGCACCTGGAAAAGA AAACTCCTGTACATAGTGGGTCATCATCACCTATAACTTTGACACCCAGCAAAGAAGGGAGTACAGTCTTCGCtggctttgaaggtagaagaaACAATGAATtaaatgag GTATTGTCATGGAAGCTCATGCCGGAGAATTATCCTCACAGTGatcagcctcctcctccatcttacaTCTATGGTTCCCAACATTTGCTGCGAATGTTTG tgaaACTTCCAGAGATCCTAGGGAAGATGTGCTTTTCTGATAAGAACCTAAAGGCtttggttaagcactttgagCTCTTTCTGAG
- the MSL3 gene encoding male-specific lethal 3 homolog isoform X1, producing MSSRGGMKFKFRSGEKVLCFEPDPTKARVLYDAKVVDVVVGKDERGRKIPEYLIHFNGWNRSWDRWAAEDHVLRDTDENRRLQRKLARKAVARMRRKGRKKRRCRLPGVDSVLKSLPTEGKDENEENSISSSSEDSSEETDEEIRSEESDIEEKTEMKEEQEFHTKRDMEERSISIEIPDILKKKLEEDCYYINRRKRLVKLPCQTNIITILESYVKHFAINAAFSANERSRHHQTTPHANMNVHYIPPEKNVELCKEMVDGLRITFDFTLPLILLYPYEQAQFKKVTSSKFFLPIKENAANTTRSQEELSPSPPLLNPPTPQSTDSQPTTGEPATPKRRKAEPELLQSLRRSTRHTSNCDRLSESSASPQPKRRHLDTSASMPKLFLHLEKKTPVHSGSSSPITLTPSKEGSTVFAGFEGRRNNELNEVLSWKLMPENYPHSDQPPPPSYIYGSQHLLRMFVKLPEILGKMCFSDKNLKALVKHFELFLRFLAEYHDDFFPESAYVAACEAYYSTKNPRAIY from the exons ATGAGCTCGCGCGGGGGGATGAAATTTAAATTCCGCTCGGGGGAGAAAGTGCTGTGCTTCGAGCCTGACCCCACCAAGGCGCGAGTCCTGTACGATGCCAAG gtCGTCGACGTTGTTGTTGGAAAAGATGAGAGGGGCAGAAAGATTCCAGAGTATCTGATCCATTTTAATGGTTGGAACAGGAG ctgggaCCGGTGGGCCGCTGAGGATCATGTGCTTCGAGACACAGACGAAAATCGTAGATTACAACGTAAATTGGCAAGAAAAGCTGTAGCTCGCAT gagaagaaaaggaaggaagaagagacgcTGCAGGTTGCCCGGTGTAGACTCTGTGCTGAAAAGCCTTCCTACCGAGGGAAAAGATGAAAATGAAGAAAATT CTATAAGCAGCTCTTCAGAAGACAGTAGTGAagagacagatgaggaaataagaaGTGAAGAAAGTGACATCGAAGAGAAGACAGAAATG AAAGAAGAGCAAGAATTTCACACAAAAAGGGACATGGAAGAAAGATCTATAAGTATAGAAATCCCTGATATTCTGAAGAAGAAGCTTGAAGAagactgctactacattaaccgGAGGAAACGG CTAGTGAAGTTGCCGTGCCAGACTAATATCATAACCATCTTGGAGTCATATGTGAAACATTTTGCCATTAATGCAGCTTTTTCAGCGAACGAAAGATCTCGGCACCATCAAACGACTCCACACGCCAACATGAATGTGCATTACATCCCTCCAGAAAAGAA tGTTGAGTTGTGTAAGGAAATGGTTGATGGCCTAAGGATTACATTCGATTTCACTCTTCCATTGATTTTGCTCTATCCGTATGAACAAGCACAGTTTAAGAAAGTAACTTCATCGAAATTTTTTCTCCCAATTAAAGAAAACGCAGCCAATACAACCAG gagtcaggaagagCTATCACCAAGCCCACCTTTGCTGAATCCACCAACTCCGCAGTCGACAGACAGTCAGCCTACTACAGGAGAGCCAGCAACACCCAAAAGACGAAAAGCTGAACCTGAATTATTGCAATCCCTCAGGCGTTCTACCCGCCATACATCTAACTGTGACCGGTTGTCTGAAAGTAGTGCTTCTCCGCAGCCAAAGAGACGGCATCTTGACACATCTGCTTCAATGCCCAAATTGTTTTTGCACCTGGAAAAGA AAACTCCTGTACATAGTGGGTCATCATCACCTATAACTTTGACACCCAGCAAAGAAGGGAGTACAGTCTTCGCtggctttgaaggtagaagaaACAATGAATtaaatgag GTATTGTCATGGAAGCTCATGCCGGAGAATTATCCTCACAGTGatcagcctcctcctccatcttacaTCTATGGTTCCCAACATTTGCTGCGAATGTTTG tgaaACTTCCAGAGATCCTAGGGAAGATGTGCTTTTCTGATAAGAACCTAAAGGCtttggttaagcactttgagCTCTTTCTGAG
- the MSL3 gene encoding male-specific lethal 3 homolog isoform X3, with protein MKMKKIKEEQEFHTKRDMEERSISIEIPDILKKKLEEDCYYINRRKRLVKLPCQTNIITILESYVKHFAINAAFSANERSRHHQTTPHANMNVHYIPPEKNVELCKEMVDGLRITFDFTLPLILLYPYEQAQFKKVTSSKFFLPIKENAANTTRSQEELSPSPPLLNPPTPQSTDSQPTTGEPATPKRRKAEPELLQSLRRSTRHTSNCDRLSESSASPQPKRRHLDTSASMPKLFLHLEKKTPVHSGSSSPITLTPSKEGSTVFAGFEGRRNNELNEVLSWKLMPENYPHSDQPPPPSYIYGSQHLLRMFVKLPEILGKMCFSDKNLKALVKHFELFLRFLAEYHDDFFPESAYVAACEAYYSTKNPRAIY; from the exons ATGAAAATGAAGAAAATT AAAGAAGAGCAAGAATTTCACACAAAAAGGGACATGGAAGAAAGATCTATAAGTATAGAAATCCCTGATATTCTGAAGAAGAAGCTTGAAGAagactgctactacattaaccgGAGGAAACGG CTAGTGAAGTTGCCGTGCCAGACTAATATCATAACCATCTTGGAGTCATATGTGAAACATTTTGCCATTAATGCAGCTTTTTCAGCGAACGAAAGATCTCGGCACCATCAAACGACTCCACACGCCAACATGAATGTGCATTACATCCCTCCAGAAAAGAA tGTTGAGTTGTGTAAGGAAATGGTTGATGGCCTAAGGATTACATTCGATTTCACTCTTCCATTGATTTTGCTCTATCCGTATGAACAAGCACAGTTTAAGAAAGTAACTTCATCGAAATTTTTTCTCCCAATTAAAGAAAACGCAGCCAATACAACCAG gagtcaggaagagCTATCACCAAGCCCACCTTTGCTGAATCCACCAACTCCGCAGTCGACAGACAGTCAGCCTACTACAGGAGAGCCAGCAACACCCAAAAGACGAAAAGCTGAACCTGAATTATTGCAATCCCTCAGGCGTTCTACCCGCCATACATCTAACTGTGACCGGTTGTCTGAAAGTAGTGCTTCTCCGCAGCCAAAGAGACGGCATCTTGACACATCTGCTTCAATGCCCAAATTGTTTTTGCACCTGGAAAAGA AAACTCCTGTACATAGTGGGTCATCATCACCTATAACTTTGACACCCAGCAAAGAAGGGAGTACAGTCTTCGCtggctttgaaggtagaagaaACAATGAATtaaatgag GTATTGTCATGGAAGCTCATGCCGGAGAATTATCCTCACAGTGatcagcctcctcctccatcttacaTCTATGGTTCCCAACATTTGCTGCGAATGTTTG tgaaACTTCCAGAGATCCTAGGGAAGATGTGCTTTTCTGATAAGAACCTAAAGGCtttggttaagcactttgagCTCTTTCTGAG